TGATGTATTGATGTGTGTGCATCCAGCGAAGTGGTCTCTTATTGTCATCATAATAAACCCCTACAGTACTTGTAATTACACAGTCCACATGGAGCGGATAACCGTTAACCGGTGTTGTCTCCCTCGCTGGATTTGGAGAGATCCAACCACTGGACCAGTGGTTGCTTCTGGGCCTGCCACACACACTTGGGATACTTTGCCAAGAGTCGAGccaaagaaatagaattattgCCACGCGGCTAACTGATCATCAAGTGGGTTCtaataaaaaagaatgaaatagAATTGAATAAAATGATCAAGGAGAGCTCTGTGTGCAATCTGTCACACCCTGTGACCATGCACGATGATTGAACGGGACGTGATGAAGTAGACGAGCTCTCATTGGATACACTCATGCGGCTGCCGACGAGAATTTCACTAAGACATAAGGAGGATTCGCTACTTGTATAAATATGGACAATGAAATAAGATTTCAATTCCTAATTCTCTCCTTCTCGTCCTCTCTATCATTGACTAACGGCCCCACCGTCCATAGACCAAGCTCATTTGAGAAAAAAACTCTTTCTTTTATGGTACTTTGgttaagtattttttttcaccCCTGCATACGAATTTTTGAACCAGATCTGGATTCCGCTGTTTTCTTCTTCGTCCACTCTCTCCTTCATCCCTACAACGCTCCTCCCATTCCAACGCCAAATCACTACGTTgtcgcccctacgccgccctttAGGATCCGTCTTCGGCGGCTCTTGCTGCTAGATCTGTGGCCACCGGTCTTCACCAGCTAAGCCATCGTCTGGTTAGATTTCTTTACATCCCTAACTCTACCCATCGGCCGTCCTCCGCCATCCGCATTCATCGCCCTACACACCAACATCGCCACCTCCAAGTAGTCATACCGCCATTGAATCCTCACTGAAACCACCTAAAATCCTAGTCCTAATCTTGCTAGAGCTAGGAATCGCCCGAAATGGAGAAGATGGGTCCAAGCTTCCTGAAGAGTGGGAAGATGAGATTGGATCTCGTCAAAGATCATAAGGAATCATGGGCTGTTGAGGAGAGGAAAATATTAGGGAACCGATTCGCTTCAAAATACTCAGGTATTGTCTATCATTTGCATTTCTATATCCATGGAGGTAGACAAATGACACCTGGAATTGCAGCTAGTTTCGAAATTACACTTCAGTTCACTGAGTTCTAGTATTTTATTTCCATACAGATTTCTCTTTAGCACATATTGTTATGACTTTATGCAAATGTATCCTTTTCTAACGTCATACATACCATAAACGTGGTGATAAGACATGCATAATCGGATTGGTAGGCCCTAGTGTTGCATTGCTTTTGGTCTGTTAGTGCATCTTTCTATTTGGTTTACATCACGAGATGACATTTGATGGCACAGTAGCCCTGGAATATTAAACATGCTAATCCATACCATGGCCGGTCCAACTGTAGGTACTAAAGCAAAAAGCCGAACTTTGCTGCTGGTCCATGAGTGCACCTATGTTTAGGGGAAAGATAGCCACTTTGTGACATCTTTTGTAGGTGCTCAAGGAAATATCTCCAATGATTGGCTTCTCTGAGCCAATCCAAAATTCATTTATTCTGGTTCCAGTTCCCTCTAAATTCCCAATTTTTTTCGTGGACGTTTTTGGTGTGACATGTCCACTCCACTTATCAAGTTCTCTGTTCTTAACTTCTTATAATAATAGTTACATGAGTGGGCTGTGCCATCAAGCACATGTCTTTCCAGGTTTCCATTGGCGCTGGGTCCTTGCACTATTCTGAAATCAAATATGAACACAAAGATTTTCAGTTGCCACCATGCTATTTCAGGTGATTCTTTCACAATTTGGATACTCTCTACCTGGATATGTTTTGGATGCTACTTACTTCCAAAGGATCTCACCTTTGCTGGCAACAGTACATCTTCAGAATCTTATCTCACCAAGATGACAACACCAAAGGTAAAACAATACAGAGCCAGCCAAAACAATCTGTTGCCCAAGGCCATTCATTCAGACATCTTTTCCTCTCAGTGGAAAACACTGCTGAACACCTCATTCAGTCATCTTTACTCTTTCCCCAGAAGGCCAGAAGAGCATAGGACATACATAGACAGGGAGCAGGCAGATCAGAttccatctttccaagcaaCATCACATCTTCAGCAGAAAGCCATCAGAATGCATGCCATCTGGGCTGTTTCTCCCCCATCCAAAAACACAAACACTCCTGATCTACATGTTCATGGATTCCAGGCAGCCTCCCTTTGCTTTCCAATCACCCCAGCCATGCTGCACCAATCCCTTTTCCTCAAAATGTACTGGCTGTTTGGTCCAACCAGCAGCATCCTTTATTCACAGCTTCTGTTAGGCAGGCCAGGCCCATGAACATTCTTTAAGCTGCATTCTACAGCATACACAGCCTTTACCCCCCTGGACTATTGAGTGCATACTGCATAGATCCTCTGCAGACTGCATAACATGTGATCATTTGAAGCATCAAAGCTTTCAGTGCCTGTCATTTTGGCTCAACAGTGTGCACTAATCACTGGACAATTATTGCCTTGTCCTCCGTGTCCTCAAAGTTGAAACCCCAGGAACCCATATCTTCAACAGCCAAGCCAATTTCAGGTAGGTAGATGAGGATGTTGCACCATCCATGACAGTGAGCACTCTCATGCCATAGCTGCTAGCTAGTAGTACACACCAAGTGTTCCACATATATAAAGATATAAATATAGATACAAAGGAGCTAGGGAGTAGTGGTACTGGTACACACATACATCAACACCACACATATATACACCTTAAAGATTTTGCAGGTTTGCAAGAGACATGGATGACTTCACTTTCCCAACTCTGTATGCAGGAGGGTTCCCTcaccagctcggcctcggcggctcctcccctccgccgtggttcctcgccgccgccgccggaggggaggaggatgaggacgaggagAAGATGGACATGCTGTGGGAGGACTTCAACGAGGAGCTcgcgagcgcgccgccgctgtgCCCGCTGAGCCCCGTGATCAACAAGGGAGGGCTGGcgatgaaggaggaggaggcctgGCTCGACGACGAGCTCATCGTCGTCGACCTGGAGAAGCGCGCGAAGCATCTCCATTCTCCACAGGACGGCAGGGtggtccggcgccggcggtggagcaTGGCGCTGATGCTCAGGCTGCTCAAGAAGCTGTTCCTGGTCAAGAAATCCAGGAACAACCCGAGGACCGCACCGATTTGATCCTTCCTCATCAGATGGGCTTAGGCTGCTACCTCCAAGAGATCAATGGGGGATGAGTGGTTATATACAATATATCAGAGTAATGTTTTGATTAATCGGTAGTGCCGTGtgacatggatttatacaggtgTACTTGGTTTTGCTCTCACAAGGCAAACAGCCTGGTGTGTTCTTTTTTTGCTGAAGATTGTGTTTTCTTAGCATCAGTTTAATCCTAACTGCCGGTTattgaatttgaattttggtATACCTTATTTGTTACCGTTCAAATTCTTCATGTGGTTGTTAGAATTGCCCCCCatgactgttttttttttagattcaAATGCAGCATCTGATCATCAACCAGAGAATGTTCACTCAGAATCATGCAATGCGCATGCCACAAACTAACGCTGAAATGTTTGTCAACTTAAATTATTGGCATTTGATATGGTGTGTTCTTTTTTGCTGAAGATTGTGTTTTCTTAGCATCAGTTTAATCCTAACTGCCGGTTATTGACTTTGAATTTTGATATACCTCAATTGTTACCGTTCAAATTCTGCATCTGGTTGTCACTTGTCATAATTTCCTCCCATGACTTTTTTTTGgtcgagattcaagtgcagcaTCTGATCATCAACCAGAGGATGTTCACTCGAAATCATGCAAATGTGCACGCCACAAATTAACGCTGAAATGTTTGTCAACTTAAACTATTGGCATTTCATATGTTCATCAAGTTTGGAATTAGTTGGCACACGGGATACTGTTCTGAGTTCTCCTACCACGTACGTGCCAACAACCTCGTAGATGTAGCCATGCCTTTGCCATCAAGAACCTACCGAAATGAAGGGGCCATTAACTGCAGATGAGCCAAAGTTTCTGGTGGCTGCGCCAGCATCTGTATGTGAGGCAAAAATCAGACGCCTCCAAGTCCCCAACCTCATAAACACTGCACTAAAATGTTGCAA
This genomic window from Setaria viridis chromosome 8, Setaria_viridis_v4.0, whole genome shotgun sequence contains:
- the LOC117833639 gene encoding uncharacterized protein, with protein sequence MDDFTFPTLYAGGFPHQLGLGGSSPPPWFLAAAAGGEEDEDEEKMDMLWEDFNEELASAPPLCPLSPVINKGGLAMKEEEAWLDDELIVVDLEKRAKHLHSPQDGRVVRRRRWSMALMLRLLKKLFLVKKSRNNPRTAPI